From Mya arenaria isolate MELC-2E11 chromosome 12, ASM2691426v1, the proteins below share one genomic window:
- the LOC128210244 gene encoding uncharacterized protein LOC128210244 — protein sequence MNMDLLTVKTVFVIVLSAFQLVTSFPSGPPRSACVNLLPVHMKGGQRLRPQNTSCPYSITVNVTSYGPGSVISIRVHSYVRAMFRGLMLQVRPLPNKNGESYKDEPLGTYIREVENVRMMTCGNSLDTIAHKDGFSKIEAKFVWTAPLMTKNDVQVTATILKNFTHFWSDVKSPPIRINREPGTQLPVETLEKPWVKEIVMSAEARNDKKMARKLVKDRFEKGLKGVVDPNGYIMVSYVADLLPFEDRWAVAQQVITSNLEASQSLETSLDVTEDEFDTKVRRPGAIGIEVPVGIKVVEGNSTVGKSDYVKFLREVIHGDHSHIKELTNIVEDGDQGIQH from the coding sequence ATGAACATGGATTTATTGACAGTTAAAACTGTGTTTGTAATTGTCTTAAGCGCGTTTCAGCTGGTGACGTCATTTCCAAGCGGACCACCAAGAAGCGCATGCGTGAACTTACTTCCGGTTCATATGAAAGGTGGGCAGCGGCTGCGGCCCCAGAACACCTCGTGCCCTTACTCCATTACAGTGAACGTGACGTCATATGGTCCAGGGAGCGTCATATCCATAAGGGTACACAGTTATGTGCGGGCGATGTTCCGGGGACTGATGTTACAAGTGCGGCCGCTGCCGAATAAAAATGGCGAATCTTATAAAGACGAGCCTCTAGGAACGTACATCAGAGAGGTGGAAAATGTGAGGATGATGACGTGCGGAAATTCCCTGGACACCATCGCCCACAAAGACGGTTTTTCAAAGATAGAAGCTAAGTTCGTCTGGACGGCGCCCCTGATGACAAAAAATGACGTCCAAGTGACGGCAACTATTCTTAAAAACTTTACCCATTTCTGGTCTGACGTCAAGTCTCCGCCGATTCGGATTAACAGAGAACCCGGCACTCAACTTCCGGTGGAGACACTAGAAAAGCCATGGGTTAAGGAAATAGTTATGTCCGCGGAGGCGCGAAATGATAAGAAAATGGCACGGAAGTTAGTGAAAGATCGGTTTGAGAAGGGGCTTAAAGGCGTCGTCGATCCCAATGGGTATATTATGGTGAGCTACGTAGCGGACTTGCTTCCGTTCGAGGACAGATGGGCGGTGGCGCAGCAAGTGATTACGTCAAACCTTGAGGCGTCACAGAGTCTAGAGACGTCACTTGACGTCACGGAGGATGAGTTCGATACGAAGGTGCGAAGACCTGGGGCGATTGGAATCGAGGTGCCGGTAGGAATCAAAGTGGTTGAAGGCAATTCGACAGTCGGAAAATCAGACTATGTGAAGTTTTTACGGGAAGTGATTCACGGGGACCATTCACACATTAAGGAACTTACAAACATTGTTGAAGATGGTGACCAAGGAATCCAACACTGA